The following proteins are co-located in the Candidatus Planktophila lacus genome:
- the serA gene encoding phosphoglycerate dehydrogenase produces MITEKEALRVAKPVVLIAEELSPATLEALGPDFEVRNCDGANRTELLAELGKGVDAVLIRSATKMDAEAIAAAKGLKVIARAGVGLDNVDIPAATTAGVMVVNAPTSNIVSAAELAISLLLASARFISPAHAALRNGKWARSKYTGAELFEKTLGIVGFGRIGQLVAHRMQAFGMNVVAYDPYLQPARAAQLGVELVDLDTLLTRSDFITIHLPKTKETANLIGVEALKKVKPSVRIINAARGGVLDEAALHDAIVEGRVAGAGLDVYVTEPCTDSPLFQLDQVVATPHLGASTDEAQERAGIAVAVSVRKALAGELVPDAVNVKGGAIHEEIRPSLPLVEKMAQIATAIAGELPTNLDVHVRGDISEHDSSILAISALKGALLATGAEDVTYVNAPGLAAARNLTSTSDTDAVSPEYRSMISLHCALANGKSITVDGTLMGIRKVEKIIAIDGFDLDLPPTDNLLFLRYADRPGVVGAVGNALGKAGINIAGMQVARASAGGDALMSITVDSPVSDAIVSAVAKETGADLVRSVTLVN; encoded by the coding sequence ATGATTACCGAGAAGGAAGCGCTGCGCGTGGCTAAACCTGTTGTATTAATCGCTGAAGAGTTAAGTCCGGCAACCCTAGAAGCTTTAGGTCCGGATTTTGAAGTACGCAATTGTGATGGCGCAAACCGCACCGAACTCCTTGCCGAACTCGGCAAAGGAGTCGATGCGGTCTTGATCCGTTCTGCAACCAAGATGGATGCAGAAGCAATTGCTGCGGCAAAGGGTTTGAAAGTTATTGCACGCGCTGGCGTTGGTCTAGATAACGTTGATATTCCTGCAGCAACAACTGCAGGTGTAATGGTCGTTAACGCACCAACTTCAAATATCGTCTCTGCGGCAGAACTTGCTATCTCATTGCTACTTGCTTCAGCACGTTTTATCTCACCTGCACATGCGGCACTTCGCAACGGCAAGTGGGCGCGCTCTAAGTACACCGGCGCTGAACTATTCGAAAAAACTCTCGGCATTGTTGGCTTCGGCCGCATTGGCCAGTTAGTTGCTCATCGCATGCAGGCATTTGGTATGAACGTCGTTGCCTACGATCCATACCTACAGCCAGCACGCGCTGCACAACTTGGCGTTGAACTAGTAGATCTAGACACACTTCTTACCCGAAGTGACTTCATCACAATTCACTTACCAAAGACTAAAGAGACTGCAAATTTGATCGGCGTAGAAGCGCTTAAGAAAGTTAAGCCTTCAGTTCGCATCATCAACGCAGCTCGTGGTGGCGTTCTCGATGAGGCCGCTCTGCACGATGCGATCGTTGAAGGTCGCGTTGCTGGTGCAGGGCTTGATGTTTATGTCACCGAACCTTGTACTGATTCACCTTTGTTCCAGCTTGATCAAGTAGTTGCAACTCCGCACTTGGGCGCATCAACTGATGAGGCTCAAGAGCGCGCCGGAATCGCAGTTGCAGTATCAGTTCGTAAAGCACTTGCTGGCGAGCTAGTTCCTGATGCGGTTAACGTAAAGGGCGGAGCAATTCACGAGGAAATTCGTCCGTCACTTCCACTCGTTGAAAAGATGGCACAGATCGCAACTGCAATTGCTGGTGAACTTCCAACCAATCTTGATGTGCATGTGCGCGGAGATATCTCTGAGCACGACTCTTCAATTCTGGCAATCAGCGCGCTGAAGGGCGCACTGCTTGCAACTGGCGCTGAAGACGTTACTTATGTAAATGCTCCAGGACTTGCAGCTGCTCGCAATCTGACATCAACTTCAGATACTGATGCAGTTAGCCCGGAATACCGCAGCATGATTTCTTTACATTGCGCACTTGCCAATGGAAAGTCGATCACCGTTGATGGAACTTTGATGGGTATCCGCAAAGTTGAAAAGATCATCGCAATCGATGGTTTCGATCTTGATCTTCCACCAACCGATAACTTGCTCTTCTTGCGCTATGCCGATCGCCCAGGCGTTGTTGGCGCAGTCGGAAATGCTCTTGGCAAAGCCGGAATCAATATTGCAGGAATGCAAGTTGCCCGCGCTAGCGCTGGGGGAGATGCACTCATGTCGATCACTGTCGATTCACCAGTCTCTGATGCAATTGTTTCGGCAGTTGCTAAAGAAACTGGTGCCGATCTCGTCCGTTCAGTTACCTTAGTGAACTAA
- the ilvC gene encoding ketol-acid reductoisomerase: MYHEEDADLSIIQGRKVAIIGYGSQGHAHALNLRDSGVDVRVGLKEGSPSRAKAEAEGLRVVTVAEAVKEATVIMILAPDHVQRHIYTDSILPNLKDGDALFFGHGFNIRFGYIKPSTNVDVCMVAPKGPGHLVRREYAGGRGVPVIVAVEQDATGSAWPLTLSYAKAIGGLRAGGILTTFTEETETDLFGEQSVLCGGASQLVMYGFETLTEAGYQPEVAYFECLHELKLIVDLMFEGGIAKQRWSVSDTAEYGDYVSGPRVIDPSVKENMKAVLADIQSGAFAKRFIDDQEAGAPEFKALRAKGEAHPIEGVGRELRKMFSWIKTSNKDDYREGSAARG, from the coding sequence ATGTATCACGAAGAGGATGCAGATCTATCAATCATCCAGGGTCGCAAGGTCGCGATCATCGGTTACGGCTCACAAGGCCATGCGCACGCACTAAACCTGCGTGACTCAGGCGTTGATGTTCGCGTTGGACTTAAAGAAGGTTCACCTTCACGCGCTAAGGCAGAAGCAGAAGGCCTTCGCGTTGTAACAGTTGCAGAAGCTGTTAAGGAAGCAACCGTCATCATGATCTTGGCGCCCGATCACGTACAGCGCCACATCTACACAGATTCAATCTTGCCTAACCTTAAAGATGGCGATGCTCTCTTCTTCGGTCACGGTTTCAATATCCGCTTTGGCTACATCAAGCCATCTACAAACGTTGATGTTTGTATGGTTGCGCCAAAGGGTCCAGGACACTTAGTTCGCCGCGAATATGCAGGCGGTCGCGGAGTTCCTGTAATCGTTGCTGTTGAACAAGATGCAACAGGCAGCGCATGGCCACTAACACTTTCTTACGCCAAGGCAATCGGCGGACTTCGCGCCGGTGGAATCCTCACAACATTTACTGAAGAGACTGAAACAGATCTATTCGGTGAGCAGTCAGTACTTTGCGGTGGCGCATCACAACTAGTTATGTACGGCTTCGAAACACTTACTGAAGCTGGTTACCAGCCAGAGGTTGCTTACTTCGAGTGCCTTCACGAACTTAAGTTGATTGTTGACTTGATGTTCGAAGGCGGAATCGCCAAGCAGCGTTGGTCAGTATCAGATACTGCTGAATACGGAGATTATGTCTCTGGTCCACGCGTTATCGATCCAAGCGTTAAAGAGAATATGAAGGCAGTACTTGCTGACATTCAATCTGGCGCATTTGCTAAGCGCTTTATCGATGATCAAGAGGCAGGAGCACCTGAATTCAAGGCGCTTCGCGCAAAGGGAGAAGCTCACCCAATTGAAGGTGTTGGCCGCGAACTTCGCAAGATGTTTAGCTGGATCAAGACTTCAAATAAAGATGATTACCGAGAAGGAAGCGCTGCGCGTGGCTAA
- a CDS encoding acetolactate synthase large subunit — MAHIPTANGTAMTGATSLVKSLEAADVEVMFGLPGGAILPAYDPIFDSSIRHILVRHEQGAGHAATGYAQVTGRAGVCIATSGPGATNLVTPLMDAAMDSVPLIAITGQVPSAAIGTDAFQEADIRGITMPFTKHNYLVTNPDEIPGVIAEAFHIATTGRPGPVLVDIAKDALQKMTTFNWPTSIKLAGYNPKTTPDAQAITDAAALIAQSSKPVFYVGGGVIKANAHKELRQLVELLGAPVVTTLMARGAFPDSHPLHMGMPGMHGTVAAVTALQKADLLIALGARFDDRVTGKLSTFAPNAKILHADIDPAEIGKNRHADVAVVGDVRETISALIPALKAALAKNQPDLSTWMRQMNSLKSTYPLGYDQPDDGSLSPQHVIQRLGQISGTDTIFTAGVGQHQMWASQFISYEHPRTWLNSGGAGTMGYGVPAAMGAKVGAPDATVWAIDGDGCFQMTNQELVTCALNNIPIKVAIINNESLGMVRQWQTLFYEGRYSNTNLESKRVPNFPMLAESMGCVGLSCERPEDLDKTIEKAMSINDQPVVVDFRVHRDAMVWPMVAAGTSNDEIMIARATAPDWDSQEL, encoded by the coding sequence ATGGCGCACATACCAACGGCCAACGGCACAGCAATGACAGGAGCTACTTCATTGGTGAAAAGCCTAGAAGCAGCAGATGTAGAAGTGATGTTCGGACTGCCAGGTGGCGCAATTCTTCCTGCTTACGATCCGATCTTTGATTCATCTATTCGCCATATCTTGGTTCGCCACGAACAAGGCGCAGGTCACGCAGCAACGGGTTATGCGCAAGTTACTGGCCGCGCTGGTGTCTGTATCGCAACATCTGGTCCAGGTGCGACAAACCTTGTTACTCCTTTGATGGATGCGGCGATGGATTCAGTTCCGCTGATTGCCATCACTGGTCAAGTTCCATCTGCGGCAATTGGTACCGATGCATTCCAGGAAGCCGATATTCGCGGGATCACTATGCCATTTACAAAACACAATTACTTGGTAACCAACCCTGATGAAATCCCTGGCGTTATTGCAGAGGCTTTCCATATCGCAACAACTGGTCGCCCAGGTCCTGTACTAGTAGATATTGCAAAAGATGCTTTGCAGAAGATGACTACATTTAATTGGCCAACTTCAATCAAGCTTGCCGGTTACAACCCAAAGACCACACCAGATGCACAGGCGATCACCGATGCCGCAGCGCTTATCGCGCAATCATCAAAGCCAGTCTTCTATGTTGGTGGCGGCGTAATCAAGGCCAATGCTCATAAAGAACTTCGTCAACTTGTGGAACTTCTAGGAGCACCAGTTGTTACAACTCTTATGGCGCGCGGTGCTTTCCCAGATTCACATCCGCTGCATATGGGTATGCCAGGAATGCACGGAACTGTCGCCGCTGTTACAGCGCTACAAAAGGCCGACCTACTAATCGCTTTAGGCGCTCGTTTCGATGATCGCGTTACCGGAAAGCTTTCAACATTTGCACCAAATGCAAAGATTCTTCATGCAGATATTGATCCTGCTGAAATCGGAAAGAACCGTCATGCCGATGTTGCAGTTGTTGGCGATGTAAGAGAAACCATCTCTGCACTGATTCCTGCACTTAAAGCCGCTCTTGCAAAGAACCAACCAGATCTTTCAACATGGATGCGCCAGATGAATTCGCTGAAGTCCACATATCCATTGGGTTATGACCAACCTGATGATGGTTCATTGTCACCACAACATGTAATCCAACGACTTGGGCAGATATCTGGAACCGACACCATCTTTACCGCAGGCGTTGGCCAACACCAGATGTGGGCATCACAATTTATTTCATACGAACACCCACGCACCTGGCTTAACTCCGGCGGTGCAGGCACCATGGGTTACGGCGTACCTGCTGCAATGGGCGCAAAAGTTGGCGCACCAGATGCAACTGTTTGGGCGATCGATGGCGATGGATGTTTCCAGATGACAAATCAGGAACTCGTTACCTGCGCACTAAACAATATTCCAATCAAGGTTGCGATTATCAATAACGAATCACTCGGCATGGTTCGCCAATGGCAGACCTTGTTCTACGAAGGTCGTTATTCAAATACCAACCTCGAATCAAAGCGCGTGCCTAACTTCCCAATGCTCGCAGAAAGCATGGGTTGCGTCGGTCTTTCTTGCGAACGCCCTGAAGATTTGGATAAGACGATCGAGAAAGCGATGTCGATCAATGACCAACCAGTTGTTGTCGATTTCCGCGTACATCGCGATGCGATGGTTTGGCCGATGGTTGCTGCCGGAACTTCAAATGATGAAATCATGATCGCTCGCGCCACCGCGCCCGACTGGGATTCACAGGAGCTCTAA